The Pygocentrus nattereri isolate fPygNat1 chromosome 17, fPygNat1.pri, whole genome shotgun sequence genome window below encodes:
- the tmem160 gene encoding transmembrane protein 160, producing the protein MASLCWLSCRYLCRFASPLAQAVRRAGPARAERRLQRETRRGIADKSAWNRTRMEQQLSELDKADALMLRKSHETGFLSWFRNGLLATGIGVIAFVQSDAGREAGYAFFILGGVCVSFGGASYMGSLLTLRRIMLLSLPSALLHTAVVSSVALFWLCAVSLYIGRLEVEIIRDEDEEEEGGDEDGECAECRARRDRHHASDRGQEK; encoded by the exons ATGGCCTCCCTCTGCTGGCTGTCGTGTCGGTATCTGTGCCGGTTCGCCTCTCCGCTGGCCCAAGCTGTCCGGCGGGCCGGACCCGCGCGCGCTGAGCGCCGCCTCCAGCGCGAGACCCGCCGCGGGATCGCGGACAAGAGCGCGTGGAACAGAACCAGGATGGAGCAGCAGCTGTCAGAGCTGGACAAGGCGGACGCGCTG ATGCTGAGAAAATCTCACGAGACAG GGTTCTTGTCATGGTTCCGAAATGGTTTACTGGCTACTGGGATTGGCGTCATTGCATTTGTACAGAGTGATGCGGGAAGAGAAGCAGGATATG CCTTTTTCATTCTTGGTGGAGTCTGCGTGTCATTTGGGGGAGCATCCTATATGGGCAGTTTGCTGACCCTGAGGAgaatcatgcttctctctcTGCCATCTGCGCTGCTCCACACTGCTGTGGTGTCTAGTGTCGCCCTCTTCTGGCTGTGCGCAGTGTCGCTCTACATCGGCCGCCTCGAAGTAGAGATCATCCgtgatgaggatgaggaagaggagggtgGTGATGAAGATGGAGAGTGTGCAGAGTGTAGGGCTCGGCGAGATCGACATCATGCGAGCGATAGAGGCCAGGAGAAGTAA